One Synechococcus sp. JA-2-3B'a(2-13) genomic window carries:
- a CDS encoding M16 family metallopeptidase, with amino-acid sequence MNRFPRLLPAYTHRLSNGLGVIVHPIPIADSVTVDVWVRTGGRHEPPEWLGLSHFLEHMVFKGSERLAPGELDWAVEGRGGVTNAATGQDYTHYYITVAAADLADTLPYLAEVVLRAGIPDPEFERERQVVLEEIRRAADNPDYTAYQLLMQTAYGEHPYGRPVLGTPESLMQLTPEVMRAYHRAWYRPESMTVVVTGGIDPERALALVEEQFGSSAAGPAPASPPIPPQPRPQGILRRESDHARLEQARLKLAWPTVGIDDWQQACGLEMLASLLGDGRTSRLVHLLREQRGWVRAIGCSSLVLKEGGLFCIGAQLEPKDVARVEATILHEIEKLQQDGIGQAELDRTRRMLTHEFLFSAESPSQLAGIYGYYETLGGVQRIQEYLELVQSFTPAQIRELAQQYLSLEAYVVTVLKPTALGTAAASELQLACR; translated from the coding sequence TTGAACCGCTTTCCTCGTCTCTTGCCCGCCTACACCCACCGACTGAGCAACGGGCTAGGCGTTATCGTTCATCCCATCCCAATTGCCGATTCTGTAACCGTTGACGTCTGGGTACGGACAGGTGGACGCCATGAGCCGCCGGAGTGGCTGGGCCTATCCCATTTTTTGGAACACATGGTGTTTAAGGGCAGCGAGCGGCTGGCCCCTGGTGAGCTGGATTGGGCCGTGGAAGGACGGGGCGGAGTTACCAATGCTGCCACCGGCCAAGACTACACCCATTACTACATTACGGTGGCTGCTGCTGACCTAGCGGATACCTTGCCCTACTTGGCAGAGGTGGTTTTGCGGGCCGGGATCCCGGATCCAGAGTTTGAGCGGGAGCGGCAGGTGGTTCTGGAGGAAATTCGCCGCGCCGCCGACAACCCTGATTACACGGCCTATCAGCTTTTGATGCAGACTGCCTATGGGGAGCATCCCTATGGACGACCGGTGTTGGGCACACCGGAAAGCTTGATGCAACTGACCCCTGAGGTGATGCGCGCTTACCACCGCGCTTGGTATCGGCCTGAATCCATGACGGTGGTGGTGACGGGTGGCATCGATCCCGAGCGGGCGTTGGCCTTGGTGGAGGAGCAGTTTGGCAGCTCTGCCGCCGGGCCAGCACCGGCCAGCCCCCCCATCCCGCCCCAGCCTCGTCCCCAAGGGATCCTGCGCCGGGAGAGCGACCATGCCCGCTTGGAGCAAGCCCGTCTGAAATTGGCCTGGCCTACCGTTGGCATTGACGATTGGCAGCAAGCCTGTGGCCTGGAGATGTTGGCTTCTCTGCTGGGAGATGGCCGTACTTCGCGGCTGGTGCATCTGCTGCGGGAACAGCGGGGCTGGGTGAGGGCCATTGGCTGTTCTTCGCTGGTGTTGAAGGAGGGGGGACTGTTTTGTATCGGCGCTCAGCTGGAGCCGAAGGATGTGGCGCGGGTGGAGGCGACGATCCTGCACGAGATTGAAAAGCTGCAGCAGGATGGCATCGGCCAAGCGGAGTTGGATCGCACCCGGCGTATGCTCACCCATGAGTTCCTGTTCTCCGCCGAGTCCCCCAGCCAATTGGCGGGCATCTATGGCTACTACGAGACGTTGGGCGGGGTGCAACGCATTCAAGAGTACCTGGAGCTGGTGCAATCTTTTACCCCGGCTCAGATCCGGGAATTGGCCCAGCAGTACTTGTCTTTGGAGGCCTATGTGGTCACCGTTCTCAAGCCGACTGCCCTGGGTACAGCGGCGGCTTCGGAGCTGCAACTGGCTTGCCGTTAA
- a CDS encoding site-2 protease family protein — protein sequence MTSRLRIGSLWGIPFFIDYTWFPAALLLVLSYGVLTAMGLFLSLLAHELAHSLVARAYGVRVNSITLFIFGGMAAIEREVPRPLGAFCVAVAGPLLSLGLFVFFSVARAWAVPESMLASTLASLAAINLTIALFNLLPGLPLDGGQMLKAAIWGWTGDRQKGMLWAARAGQGVGWGLVGLGLLVVFWGSLNGLWVGLIGLFILNTARRYSQYAQLQQVLARLKAADVMTRQFRVLDANMSLREFVDRYLVPSSLRPEAPTQPAEVYFAEEDGRYRGLVRPELLNDIERSQWDRLTLKAILKPMEQLQGVREETPIPQVIQMMRQAEPRRILVFTPTGAIAGLIDRGDVVAMAARQLGVVLPQEVVQRVRDSEEWPPGFQVEDNLAGEGSPSLAWQGSPDFHQEP from the coding sequence ATGACCAGTCGCCTGCGCATCGGTAGCTTGTGGGGGATCCCCTTTTTCATCGACTACACCTGGTTCCCGGCGGCCCTCCTGCTGGTGCTCTCCTACGGGGTGTTGACGGCGATGGGGTTGTTTCTTTCTCTGCTGGCCCATGAGTTGGCCCACAGCTTGGTGGCCCGCGCCTATGGAGTACGGGTTAACTCCATCACCCTGTTTATTTTTGGGGGTATGGCGGCGATTGAGCGGGAAGTTCCCCGCCCCCTTGGGGCTTTTTGCGTGGCGGTGGCAGGCCCTCTCCTCAGCTTGGGTCTGTTTGTTTTCTTCAGCGTGGCCCGGGCTTGGGCTGTGCCGGAGTCGATGCTGGCCTCAACCCTTGCCAGCTTGGCTGCCATCAACCTGACGATTGCCCTGTTTAACCTGCTGCCGGGCTTGCCTCTGGATGGGGGGCAAATGCTCAAGGCGGCCATCTGGGGTTGGACAGGGGATCGGCAAAAGGGTATGCTGTGGGCGGCCCGAGCCGGCCAGGGGGTGGGCTGGGGTTTGGTGGGGCTAGGTCTGCTGGTGGTATTTTGGGGGAGCCTCAACGGCCTCTGGGTGGGGTTGATCGGCCTGTTTATTTTGAACACCGCCCGCCGCTACAGCCAGTACGCGCAACTGCAGCAGGTGCTGGCCCGCCTGAAAGCTGCAGATGTGATGACCCGCCAGTTTCGGGTTTTGGACGCGAACATGAGCCTGCGGGAGTTTGTGGATCGCTATCTGGTGCCTTCTTCTCTCAGGCCGGAAGCTCCAACTCAGCCAGCGGAGGTTTATTTTGCCGAGGAAGATGGCCGTTATCGCGGGTTGGTCAGGCCAGAACTGCTCAACGACATCGAGCGCAGCCAGTGGGATCGCCTCACCCTCAAGGCTATTCTCAAGCCGATGGAGCAACTGCAGGGGGTACGAGAAGAGACCCCCATTCCCCAGGTGATTCAGATGATGCGCCAGGCGGAACCCCGCCGCATTTTGGTTTTCACGCCCACCGGCGCCATTGCTGGCTTGATCGACCGGGGGGATGTGGTGGCCATGGCTGCCCGGCAGTTGGGGGTCGTGCTGCCCCAAGAGGTGGTGCAGCGGGTGCGCGATAGCGAAGAATGGCCCCCTGGATTTCAGGTGGAGGACAATCTGGCCGGAGAGGGATCCCCCAGTCTGGCTTGGCAGGGATCCCCGGATTTCCATCAAGAGCCTTAG
- the nrdJ gene encoding ribonucleoside-triphosphate reductase, adenosylcobalamin-dependent: protein MVWTSSHSGEQSEEVQGLDPAETTGSLPLGEFPATAPAASPVFYRTYSRRRPDGSRETWSEVCDRTLADIARLGRFTPQERQLVERLQRQLKALISGRALWVMGTDWIQKPENFSGAYNCTSLAVVDWRAFGLMMDLAMMGCGTGAVLEPQFIRQLPPIVNRLRVHVKGSIGATPPEERQEHTRIHRQGSQVHIQVGDSRRGWVESYQALLELASDPSFGGQVEVTVDLSDVRPAGERLKGFGGVANPIKLPGLYERCAAILNRAVGRQLNSVECCLLIDEAAVVVVAGNIRRSAGIRQFAADDQLGSTAKDNLWQQDENGNWRIDPERDALRMANHTRVFHRKPTREECVEAVRKQFYSGEGAIQWAGEAVARANCDLIPPDLKPDFLKAYEAGTAREWLKGRDPSLGEEELQDRLWRYGLNPCVTADTWVHTGDGPRQVRDLIGKQHSTYVNGELFSTTPEGFFYSGTKPVLKLLTKEGFSLRLTGNHRVLKVTAQTQKAQYTEWVPAESLQPGDRILLHNHRDLTSWDGAGTWEEGWLLGNLLGDGGLTATPWNDTALLRYWQDTQAEMSQYAIQLLQTAVGYEPRQPEAYHYAQLGLRVIGSRGLAKLAAQFGMRPGQKQMTEALEATSFQFHRGFLCGLFDADGSVQGNQEKGVSVRLSQSHLGTLKAVQRMLARLGIIAVLYENRRPAGYRLLPNSARQPAPYACKAQHELVIANDNLHLFQEWVGFREPHKAQKLEALLNGYKRQLNRERFAVTVAALEADGVEPVYDCTVPGPACFDANGFVVHNCGEIIGHTFHCNLAEIHLNRLDPHNRQEQEEAFTAGALTVAALLHHRFVEPRFQRSREWDPIVGVSFTGLFDFCVKAFGVEWLRWWQEGRPDTPIGKEFKQQEREYLSRWKEIVHRVVWDYCDRHSLRRPNRCTTVQPAGTKSLLTNASPGWHPPKAQRYIRRITFAKNDPVALACLDYGYSVVPAQADKDENGNLLNDPFDPRCTEWLVELPVEVEWANLPGAGQIEIEQFSALAQFDFYMQVQKYYTTHNTSATIELREDEVEALGSRIYEAIRDDEGYISAALLARFDAPFPRLPFEKIDKPTYERLVAEVKKRRRTDNFFAALARYGRNFTLAAEGPAGCDALGCLLPDSAPQS, encoded by the coding sequence ATGGTGTGGACTTCGTCCCACTCAGGCGAACAGAGCGAAGAAGTGCAGGGACTTGATCCCGCTGAAACGACGGGATCCCTGCCTCTGGGCGAGTTTCCGGCCACAGCCCCGGCGGCCAGCCCGGTGTTCTACCGCACCTACAGCCGTCGCCGCCCAGATGGCAGCCGCGAGACTTGGAGTGAGGTTTGCGATCGCACCTTGGCCGATATTGCCCGGTTGGGGCGCTTCACCCCTCAGGAGCGGCAGTTGGTAGAACGTCTGCAGCGGCAGTTGAAGGCGTTGATCTCCGGTCGAGCCTTGTGGGTGATGGGCACCGACTGGATCCAGAAGCCGGAAAACTTCTCCGGTGCCTACAACTGCACCAGTTTGGCGGTGGTGGACTGGCGGGCCTTTGGCCTGATGATGGATCTGGCCATGATGGGCTGCGGCACGGGAGCGGTGCTGGAACCCCAGTTCATCCGCCAGTTGCCCCCCATTGTCAACCGCCTGCGGGTTCACGTGAAGGGATCCATCGGCGCCACCCCTCCCGAAGAGCGGCAGGAACACACCCGCATCCACCGGCAGGGATCCCAGGTGCACATCCAGGTGGGGGACAGCCGCCGCGGCTGGGTGGAGTCCTACCAAGCGCTGCTGGAGCTGGCGTCGGATCCCAGCTTTGGGGGCCAAGTGGAAGTGACAGTGGACTTGAGCGATGTCCGCCCGGCTGGGGAGCGGCTGAAAGGGTTTGGGGGCGTGGCCAACCCCATTAAGCTGCCCGGCTTGTACGAGCGCTGTGCCGCCATCCTCAACAGGGCAGTAGGGCGGCAGTTGAACTCCGTGGAATGCTGCCTGCTCATCGACGAGGCGGCGGTGGTGGTGGTGGCGGGAAACATTCGTCGTAGCGCTGGCATTCGTCAGTTTGCTGCCGACGACCAGCTGGGATCCACCGCCAAAGACAACCTCTGGCAGCAGGACGAAAACGGCAACTGGAGAATTGATCCCGAGCGAGATGCCCTGCGCATGGCCAACCACACGCGGGTGTTTCACCGCAAGCCGACGCGGGAAGAATGTGTTGAGGCCGTGCGGAAGCAGTTTTACTCCGGTGAGGGCGCCATCCAGTGGGCCGGGGAAGCCGTAGCACGGGCCAATTGCGACCTTATCCCACCCGACCTAAAACCCGACTTTCTCAAAGCCTATGAGGCAGGAACGGCCCGAGAATGGCTAAAGGGACGGGATCCCTCCCTAGGGGAAGAGGAGCTTCAGGATCGCCTGTGGCGCTATGGGCTGAATCCCTGCGTGACAGCCGATACCTGGGTGCACACGGGCGATGGGCCGCGCCAGGTGAGAGACCTGATTGGGAAGCAGCACAGCACCTATGTCAATGGAGAACTATTCAGTACCACACCGGAGGGGTTCTTCTACTCCGGTACCAAGCCTGTGCTGAAGCTTTTGACCAAGGAAGGGTTCTCTCTGCGGCTGACAGGCAACCATCGGGTTCTCAAAGTCACCGCTCAAACCCAAAAGGCACAATACACCGAGTGGGTACCGGCAGAAAGCCTACAACCGGGCGACCGCATCCTGCTGCACAACCATCGCGATCTCACCTCGTGGGATGGGGCGGGTACCTGGGAAGAAGGCTGGCTTTTGGGGAATTTGCTGGGTGACGGTGGCCTTACGGCAACCCCGTGGAACGACACGGCTTTATTACGCTATTGGCAAGATACCCAAGCCGAAATGAGCCAGTATGCGATTCAGCTTTTGCAAACGGCAGTGGGTTACGAGCCCCGCCAGCCAGAGGCATATCACTATGCGCAGCTTGGGTTGCGGGTTATCGGCTCCAGGGGGTTGGCAAAACTGGCGGCCCAGTTCGGCATGAGGCCCGGACAAAAGCAGATGACAGAGGCGCTCGAAGCCACCAGCTTCCAGTTTCATCGAGGCTTCTTGTGCGGGCTCTTTGATGCGGATGGCAGCGTGCAAGGTAATCAGGAGAAAGGGGTTAGCGTGCGGCTCTCTCAAAGCCATCTGGGTACCCTCAAAGCGGTTCAGCGCATGCTGGCGCGGCTGGGCATCATTGCAGTTTTGTATGAGAATCGCCGTCCTGCTGGATATCGCCTGCTGCCGAACAGTGCTCGCCAACCTGCACCATACGCTTGCAAAGCCCAGCACGAATTGGTTATTGCCAACGACAACTTGCATCTGTTCCAGGAATGGGTCGGCTTTCGGGAACCGCACAAAGCCCAAAAGCTAGAGGCACTGCTGAATGGCTACAAGCGCCAGCTCAACCGAGAGCGGTTTGCTGTGACGGTTGCTGCCCTTGAGGCAGACGGGGTAGAGCCGGTGTATGACTGTACTGTCCCCGGCCCAGCGTGCTTTGATGCCAATGGGTTTGTTGTCCACAACTGTGGCGAGATTATTGGCCACACATTCCATTGCAACTTGGCCGAGATCCACCTCAACCGTTTGGATCCCCACAACCGGCAAGAGCAAGAGGAAGCCTTCACGGCGGGAGCCCTCACGGTGGCAGCCCTACTCCACCACCGCTTTGTGGAACCCCGCTTTCAGCGCTCGCGGGAATGGGATCCCATCGTCGGCGTCTCGTTCACAGGCCTGTTCGACTTTTGCGTCAAAGCCTTTGGGGTTGAATGGCTGCGCTGGTGGCAGGAAGGGAGACCCGATACCCCCATCGGGAAGGAATTCAAGCAGCAGGAGCGGGAATACCTCAGCCGCTGGAAGGAGATCGTCCACCGCGTGGTCTGGGACTACTGCGACCGCCACAGCCTGCGCCGCCCCAACCGCTGCACCACGGTTCAGCCCGCCGGCACCAAGTCGCTGCTCACCAACGCCTCTCCCGGCTGGCACCCGCCCAAAGCCCAACGCTACATCCGCCGCATCACCTTTGCCAAAAATGACCCGGTGGCGCTGGCCTGTCTGGACTATGGCTACTCGGTGGTACCTGCTCAGGCGGACAAAGATGAAAACGGGAACTTGCTCAACGACCCCTTTGATCCCCGCTGTACCGAATGGCTGGTGGAACTGCCTGTGGAAGTAGAATGGGCCAACCTGCCCGGTGCTGGCCAGATCGAGATCGAGCAATTCTCGGCCCTGGCCCAGTTTGACTTCTATATGCAGGTTCAGAAGTACTACACCACCCACAACACCTCCGCCACCATCGAGCTGCGGGAGGACGAGGTGGAAGCTCTGGGATCCCGTATCTACGAAGCCATCCGCGACGACGAGGGCTACATCAGCGCAGCGCTGCTGGCCCGCTTCGATGCCCCCTTCCCCCGCCTGCCTTTTGAGAAAATCGACAAGCCCACCTACGAACGACTGGTGGCCGAGGTCAAAAAGAGACGGCGGACAGATAACTTCTTCGCGGCCCTGGCCCGCTACGGCCGCAACTTTACCTTGGCAGCAGAGGGACCGGCAGGGTGTGACGCTCTGGGGTGTCTGTTGCCAGATTCGGCGCCTCAGAGCTAG
- the pheS gene encoding phenylalanine--tRNA ligase subunit alpha, with amino-acid sequence MQDEKDTLRQQLLTLQSEALAQVEQADGLEALEQIRIDYLGKKGKLSKILGGMGKLPPEERPAIGALANTFKEALQSSLEQRKQALGEAQLLARLEAERLDVTMPGPRRPLGRIHPLQATIDRMLDIFVGMGYTVVHGPELETEYYNFEALNTPADHPARDMQDTLYLANGYLMRTQTSSVQVRYMEQHQPPLRIVHAGRVMRRDTVDATHSAVFHQMEILAVGENLTFSDLKGTLNTFITRLLGKRETRFRPSYFPFTEPSAEMDVRFGSKWLEIFGCGMVDPNVFQAVGYDPERYTGFAAGIGIERMAMLLHGIQDIRLFYTSDLRFLSQF; translated from the coding sequence ATGCAAGACGAAAAAGACACGCTTCGCCAACAGCTTCTCACCCTGCAAAGCGAGGCCCTCGCCCAAGTGGAACAAGCTGACGGTCTGGAGGCTCTGGAACAGATCCGCATCGACTACCTGGGCAAGAAAGGTAAGCTCTCCAAAATCTTGGGGGGAATGGGGAAGCTGCCCCCAGAAGAACGGCCTGCCATTGGCGCTTTGGCCAACACCTTTAAAGAGGCCCTCCAATCCAGTCTGGAGCAGCGCAAACAGGCCCTTGGTGAAGCTCAACTGCTGGCCCGCCTAGAAGCAGAGCGCCTGGATGTCACTATGCCCGGGCCCCGTCGGCCTCTGGGGCGGATCCATCCGCTGCAGGCCACCATCGACCGCATGCTCGATATCTTTGTGGGAATGGGCTACACCGTGGTGCATGGGCCTGAGCTCGAGACGGAGTACTACAACTTCGAGGCCCTCAACACCCCTGCCGACCATCCGGCGCGGGATATGCAGGATACCCTCTACCTGGCCAATGGCTACCTGATGCGTACCCAAACCTCCTCGGTGCAGGTGCGCTACATGGAGCAACACCAGCCGCCGCTGCGCATTGTGCATGCCGGTCGGGTGATGCGCCGCGATACCGTGGATGCCACCCACTCCGCTGTGTTTCACCAGATGGAAATTTTGGCGGTGGGCGAGAACCTCACCTTTTCCGACCTGAAGGGCACCCTCAACACGTTCATCACCCGCCTATTGGGCAAGCGAGAAACCCGCTTTCGGCCCAGCTATTTTCCCTTTACCGAGCCTTCTGCTGAGATGGACGTGCGCTTTGGCTCGAAATGGCTGGAAATCTTCGGCTGCGGCATGGTGGATCCCAATGTATTTCAAGCGGTGGGCTACGACCCGGAGCGCTACACCGGATTTGCGGCAGGGATCGGCATTGAGCGGATGGCCATGCTCCTCCACGGCATTCAGGATATCCGCCTGTTTTATACCAGCGACCTGCGCTTTCTGTCTCAGTTTTAG
- a CDS encoding PipX family protein — translation MNELYLNHPTFGLLYSLCQVDENQALFTTLYAQRLFFRVYFRPPDNSGDPAAMEELVFDPISRNEARQLIEEQMRLLRRAARQDELEQLQLIYKQTFS, via the coding sequence ATGAATGAGTTGTATCTGAATCACCCCACATTTGGTCTGCTCTACAGCCTGTGTCAGGTCGACGAAAATCAGGCTCTCTTCACCACTCTCTACGCCCAAAGGCTCTTTTTTCGGGTTTACTTCAGGCCGCCGGATAACAGCGGGGATCCTGCTGCCATGGAGGAGTTGGTCTTCGATCCGATTAGCCGTAATGAGGCTCGCCAGCTCATCGAAGAGCAAATGCGCCTGCTGCGCCGTGCTGCCCGCCAAGATGAGCTAGAACAATTGCAGTTGATCTACAAGCAAACCTTTTCCTGA
- a CDS encoding TIGR04376 family protein codes for MKLIEDIIRFLETRLEEFLRAHPEIELQALDEQLRQQESDTLRLLQESRAQEEALQKSILNLAEEIKTWHFRIEKAQRANRPDLAEGARRREAELLERGSQLWSQMKAQKEKIQQMEALLPQIRQRRQEVKAKLQEVRAAQAKGIDNPDRNFSPWGKPFEAWDELEEQFRQLEVENELNDTKRKVREQQRR; via the coding sequence ATGAAACTGATCGAAGATATCATCCGGTTTTTGGAAACCCGCCTGGAAGAATTTCTCAGGGCCCACCCTGAGATCGAGCTGCAAGCCCTCGATGAGCAGTTGCGCCAGCAGGAATCCGATACCCTGCGGTTGTTGCAGGAAAGCCGCGCCCAAGAGGAAGCTCTCCAAAAAAGCATTCTCAACTTGGCTGAGGAGATCAAAACCTGGCACTTTCGCATTGAGAAGGCGCAGCGGGCCAATCGCCCCGATCTAGCCGAAGGAGCGCGACGCCGGGAAGCTGAGCTGTTGGAGAGGGGCAGCCAGCTATGGAGTCAAATGAAGGCCCAAAAGGAGAAAATCCAACAAATGGAAGCGCTGCTGCCGCAAATTCGCCAGCGCCGCCAAGAAGTGAAGGCTAAGCTGCAGGAGGTAAGAGCCGCGCAAGCCAAAGGCATCGACAACCCGGACCGGAATTTCAGCCCTTGGGGAAAACCTTTCGAGGCTTGGGATGAATTGGAAGAGCAATTTCGTCAGCTAGAGGTGGAAAACGAATTGAATGACACGAAGAGGAAGGTGCGGGAACAGCAGCGGCGGTAA